CGTCGCCCCACCGCAGGCCGAGGATTTCGTGCGTGGCCACATCGAGGCCCAGGTGCAGGAACGTGCAGCGCTCGCCGAGCTGATCGTTGCTGGCACACGCAACATCAAACGCCAGGGCGGGCTGGTGTGGGACATCCTGAACGACCAGAGCGGAAAGTACGTCACGCCCAGGACCAGAACCGTCGACGCGCCGACCGGCGCCGCAACACTCGCCCGCACCGCCTGCAAGGGAACTGTGGAGGCTGAAGCATCCAGCGATCCGTGGTCGGCCGAGGTGTACGTCCGGCAGACGCCCGACGAACGCGCCGCGGCCACCGTCCGGTCGCTGAGGGTGCTGCTGCACAGCGCCATCCCCGAGGAGATGTACCGGCAGGTGGCCGCGGAAGTGCGCAGCGGCCGCATCGAAGGCCGCGACCTGTTCCAAGAGGCCGCCCTGGCGTGCAAGGAATTCAAGCTCCAGGAGTTCATCGACGACCTGCGTCAGCTGATTGGACAGCCCGCCGACGCCTGAGTCGTGCCGCCGAAGCGCAGCGGTGGCGTCTTGGCAGCGCAGAGGCGAGCGATTGCATTTCTCTTATCGACCACGAAGGGGTGGCCATACCCTACGAAACAGCGCGGGAATTTCAGACCAGAACGTGCTGGTGAAGGGGGTGTCACTTCTCCGAGTTGCGCGATGATCTCCGCTCAGGGCATACCCAGCCCTCCCCTGCCAGGCCGAGCGCGGCCGCGCAGATCCGCACGCATTCCAACGGGCACGTGCCCAGACGCGAGCCGTTCAGCGTCCAGACGCTTGCGATCCGGCAACGCGCTTCACACCCAGCAGAACGCTGCGGAAAGCACAAAATATCCATGTCCCTCCCCCACGACAGGCCAGACCTTCCTACGCTTCATCCGCTGCACACCACCGCCCTGCTGACGCTGGCTGAGGCGGCCATGCTGAGCGGCCAGCCGATTGGTGAAGAGCTGTGGATGCAGCTGGAACACGCCAACGTTCGTAGAGCAGCGCCGGTTCGTGCTGCATCACCTGACGCTGTGCAACGCGCCGCTGTGGGATGTCGCCGCCGAAGTCCGCGTCGCCTGCCCGAAGATCCGCGCGTGCCTCCGCTGGCTGGCTGCCCGGCATCACGTCCCCGGGCGCATGCGGCAGCTGTGTCATATGGCAGTCCTACACCATCATCGCCTAGGGAAGATCGCCCAGCCAGACGTGAGTCTCATCACCGAACTGCGGCAGGACTGCCTACAGCACGACACCATCCTGGTCGGCCCGCTGGGCGGACTGTTCGAACGCTGCAACTGGACGGCCGCAATGCCCAAGTACACACAGCGCTGCCTCAATGCGCTCGAGCAGCACCTGCAGCGCGCGGTGGTCAAAGTCGCCCCGCCGGGCATGCACCCAGACACCTACCTGATCACCACCGGCCGGGTGCTGATCGACATCGCCAAGATGCTCACGCCGCCGGTCATGCCCGCGTTCTGGAACCTGGTGTTCCGGCTGCCGTCGCTTACCTCGCAGTTGCTGATCGATAGCGTCACCCAGCGTCCCGGTCAGCATCCGGATCTGATCCGGATGCTGACCACGCACCGTACACAGACCAGCGTCTCCCCACACTGACACGCGCTGGGCAAACCGGAGCTGCGTGCTTCGCTCACGCCTGCGCGGCGCCGACTTCTTCACTCCTCGCAGCATGCTAGAGGGATGAGTGTTCGAGCTTGGAACGCACCGCGCACCCCGAGTCCTCGCTCAGTCCTCAGGCGATCGCTGCCCTGACTCAAGCCGAAATGCTGATGCTCGCCGGCCAGAAGCTCCCGCAGGAACTCTGGGCGGAACTAAGCGTCCACGCCTCCATGCAGGACCTCGAGCGACTGCTGCGACACGCGCTGGCCGACAAAGTCGATCTGAACAGCGTGCTGAATGACAGGGACGCTCAGCTCCGTCAGGCCCTCACCCGTCTGAACCTCGTCACCCAGGCGCTGCACCTGAAAGAGCTGGAGCGGTTCGTCACGCAGTTCTCCAGCTGCCTGCTGCTCACCTACACCCGCGCGAGATCCGAGCCGAGGTCCGTGGCCGTCCCGGCGGTGCTCAACGAGTTTCATGACGTGCTCTACCGCGGTCACCGCAGCGTCCGGATCGGGTCGCTGAGCGAGCTTCTCGGTGACATGGGAGGGTACGACAGCCTCGACTTCCAGGTGCTCTGCAGCCAGACGGTACGGCTGCTGCTCAGCACCCTCGGCGGAGGTCAGGTGCCGAAAAAGAGACGCTTCGGCATCATGGCAACACTCGCCATCTTGATGCGTCCGAACGACCTGGCCGACGAGGACGCCTGGACGACCGCGGCCCGGCATTTGAAACTGAATGAATCCACCATCGAAACCCTCATCGCACAGAGCCGTGCCAGTTGAGTGCAGGATCGTCGCAGCGCATCGGCAGGCCACCCAGCGTCCTGGGCGGCCGAAAGACTGCAACCAGTGTGCCAGGCGAGCCACGCGGACCGCAGGGCCCGCCGAGCAGCCGCGGCGCAGGTGTATCCGCATGCCGAAAGGGAGGTCTTTAAGGTGTGCCCGCAGGCACAGGTCTGCGGGCGCCTGGCCGTGACCGGGTTGAGGCACTGCATCAGAACGCCGGCGTTTTCAGCAGCGAGAGGACCATCCCATGGCGTTCCGCAACACCAAAGACCCCCACTGCTTCTGCCGTGCCCCGGCGACAGAAAGCTTATTGCCGGGAACATCCTGTGCAGGCAACAACAGGTGCCGCTTGGTAGAGACCGGGTAACTCGACCGAATGTCCCGGATAACTCGGCACAATCGTGCTTCTCCATCCCAGGTAACACGGCAGATCCGGCGGTCGTTCGCCGGGTTATCCCCACACCTGTGGGGTGGAGGCAGGATTGGAAGGTCTCGACACTCGACATACCCCAGCCCTGACTGGGCGCGTGGCCCCGGTCACCCCTCCGACGACGCACTATGGGACCAGGAGAGCGGCGTTCCGCGTCACACGAGTGATCTGATTCGGATATTCTTCTCAGGTCACGAATTTGATTCATGCGTCTCCAACGCGTGCTTCGCTTCCGGATCGAGAACTTTCTTTCAGCGTTCTTCCGAATCAGACCACTAGGGAGTGCGCTTTCGAAGAGCCTGCCTCAGTTCCGCTGCTGTCGGGGCTTCCGGGAGAGCATGGGCACCTTCTGTTCGAAAACCGTCCAGCAGCAGCGCCACGAATCGTCGCCAGGACTTGGGGGCGGTGTCACGCGTGGCCTGCACCACACCTGCGTTCGCCATCAGCAGCAGCACCAAGTCTCCCGGTACGAAATCACCTCGCAGCGTCCCCTGTTCCTGTGCGCGACCGATCAGCTCAACGTATCCTCGGTATGCCTGGTCGTGCTGAGCCTCCAATGCCGCGTGGACAGGGAAGGTTCCGGACAGGACGTCGGTCAGGCCCTGGTCGTCAGCCTGCAATGCACACGCCTGCTCGACGAACAGACACAGGCCGTTCCAGGCATCGGGCAGCGCCCGCGCTTCTTCGATTGCTGCCAGATATTCGGCCATGCGCGGCGCGAGACATTCGGCGATGAGCGCTTCCCGAGTCGGAAATCGGCGATACAGCGTGGCGTCTCCAACCCCTGCCCGCCGTGCAATTTCGTCCATCGGGATCTGGAGCCCGTTCTCGGCGAACGCGGTACGCGCGGCGTCGATGATGCGCTGTCGGTTCTCGGCAGCGTCGGCACGCAGATCGGTCGGGCGGGCGATGTTGGACGTTGCTTTTTTGACCATCTCACGCTCCACTTCTGCCAGTGTCCTATAAATGGACTTCTTTCTCCATTTAGTGTAGCATAGCTCTAAGTGGAGAGACTTTTCCACTTAGAACGCTGTTGGCCGCTACGAAAGCTTCCCGACTTACAGCCTGCGCCAAAGGAGAGGTATGCCAACCATTACGGTCGTCGGTGCAGGACCCGGTCTTGGCCTAGCCATCGCCCGCCGCTTCGGGCGAGAAGGGTTCAACGTTGCCCTTCTCGCCCGCACCCGGGAGAAACTCGACACCCTGGTCGCCGAACTGGCCACAGAAGGCATCACCGCCGCTGGATTTACCGCCGACATCCTTGACCCCTCAACAGTCGCCCCGGCGTTCGAGGCTATGAAAGAGCGGTTCGGATCCGTGGATGTCTTCGAGTTCTCGCCCGCTCCTCACAGCCCCATTTCCGGCTTCTCCATGGATGGGCCTCTCGACGTAACGTACGACAACCTTCAGCCACAATTGGAGTACTACCTGTACGGCGCGATCACCGCCGCGCAGCAGGTGCTCCCAGCCATGCTGGAGGCTGGAAAGGGAACCCTCCTCTTCACAACGGGCGGTGGTTCGATCAGCCCGTCTCCCATCATGGGAAACGTCAACGCCGCACAGGCCGCACTGCGCAACTGGGTGTTGAACGTCCACCAGGTCGTTGCAAAACGTGGAGTCTACGCGGCGCATGTGGCCATCAGTGCCTGGATCGGGCAGACGCCCGGCGCGGAGCCCAGCACCATCGCGGAGCTCTACTGGGACCTGTATATCGCCCAGACGCAGGCAGAGGCTGTCTTCACTGTCCCGGTCAACCCGGATGCCAGCGCCGCTCACGCCAGCTGACGACCGCTCCTCAGGCATCTATCGGCAGTGATTTTGAGCAGACCCTTTAGGTGGGAGTCTGGACCGACTTGGGATACCTCTGATGCTCCATCGGCGAACACCGACTCGGACAGGCCATTTCCAACATGGGTGTACAGGCTCAGCTCGAACTCGTCGTACGGTCGTTTCAGCTTGAGACACAGGCGTCCCGCACCGAGCGGCTGACCATTCCGGAAATCTTCATTCCAGCGGCACTCGGCCCATGGCACTGTGCTGGTGCACCGCGCCGAGCCATGTGGCCAGGGTGTGCAGCTCACCAACCGTGGCACTCATCGCCAACACCTCAATCAGCGGCGTGACCACTCGCAGCCGAATCAGTCCCGCCTCCAGCCGCGCCCCGGTGTTCGTCATGCATCAGATGCACTTCGTCCACGATCACCAGATTGACGCGGGCCATCCAGCGGTGATGTCGACGCCAGGCCCGTGTGCACACATCCAGACGCTCTGGCGTCATCAGGAGAATGTTCGCGTTCCGGTACGGCACGTGTCGGCGTTGATCCCTGGTGTCGTGTGCGACGACCGCCTCCGGCAGCGCAGCCTGCCATGATGCTTGAATCTCGGCGACGAGAGCTTTGAGCGGCACGATCATCAGCACCGTGTGGCTCTGGGCGACGGAGACACGGGCGGCTTTCAGGGCCGCGTGCGTCTTCTCCCTGCCTGTGGGCGCAGTGAGCAGCACACTTCGGTTTATCAGCAAAAGACGCACGGTCACGCGTGCCCCGCGTCGAGCGACGCCTGCGGGTTCAAGATCGACAGACGCAGGCGTTCATACGGCGCCGCGGCCGCAATCGCCCCACCCGCCCAGTTCCGCCCCCGGCGGCGGTGCGCTGGGGACTGCTGCTATCGCAACTGTCCGCTCCAGCCTGCATCACCGCGCGGATGCTCTCCGGATGCTCGATGCCGAACACGTGCAGGGGAAGATCAGTCTGTGCCCGGACACGCCGTACTTCTTCCCTGAGTCGTTCCTAGTTGCGGGAAAACGGCGCGAGGCCACCCAGCGCGATTCCGTCCGGGTTCAGCTCTAGGTACGGTGCGAGAGGCTGGCCGGGCTGCACACTCACATACAGTCCGAAGCGGCGCAGTTGCTGAAAAGCCCAGACGGCATTGGCCCGGGATAGCAGGGCACGTGCGGCGCGGTCGACCACATGCGCCCGACCGCGCCATTGCCAGAACAACCCAGCGCTACTGGTGCTCTTCTCGCCTGTAACCCTGATGGCTCACAAGCGCTGGCAGGGCCATGAACGGTACCTCCCACGTTTCGAATAGTAGTCAGGTTCCTGACAGCCAGCGCGGTATACCGTTCCGCAACGCATCACGAACAGCAGCAGGGCGTGGCCCTCGTAACCGCTCAGGCGCTCAGCAGCGTTAGCACGCTGCACACCCTCCTGTTGGACCAACTCAGCGGGCCGATGAACCAGACCACCCGTGCGCTGTGTGTCCGCAGTACCCACACGGCCATCAACAAAGCCGATAAGTTCCCCGGCGGAACCGCGCTCAGCAGTCCGGCCTGCCCCGCTCCGAACGCCGCCCCAGAACACCGCTGGTCCGACCGGTCGTGTTCAACTGCGAGGAGGTGTGCATCACCCGCGCCCTGCTGCGACTGGACGCCCCGGCGGCAGGCACACAGCCAGGGACACACTAGCGGCGCACGGCCTCATCGGCTCAGAGACATACCTGAGCGATTCCGGGGTACTGTGGAAGACATACTTGAGCGATTGCCGAGTGTTCTTCGGAGACATACCTGAGCGATTCCGGGGTACTGCGGAAGACATACCTGAGCGATTGCCGAGTGTTCTTCGGAGACATACCTGAGCGATTTTCGCTGAATCGCTCAGGTATGTCTCCGGAGATATCGAGACATACCTGAGCGATTCCGGAAGACACACCTGAGCGATTCAATTGGACGGTCAAGACATACCTGAGCGATTCCGGGGTACTGCGGAAGACATACCTGAGCGATTCCGGAAGACATACCTGAGCGATTCGCCGTCAAAACACGCGCCCAGACGCTTCCGAGCTGGCGGCCTTGGTGGTGTTTTTCATTCAAATAAGTAAACAAATATCTTTTAAGTGCCTCTATACTTTGTTCAACCAACCAGGAGATTCCCCTTGCAGACGCTCGCCCACCACCGCATTGACGATTTGAACATTTCGAGGCTGAACCTGATCGTCGCCCTCGATCAGATTGACGGCCAACGCGAGTGGGCGGTGACATATGAAGACGGAGAGCGCATCGTCAAGGTGAGTTGCCGTGCCCTTCCAGAACTTGGTGTGCCGCACGGTGTGGACAACGACGTGAACGTGGCATTGATCGACTATTTCAACCTCCAAGGGCAGCCTGAGGACGGCGTGCTGGAAGTCAGCGCGACGCAACTGTTGCGGTTGTGCGGGTTTCACCAGAATGGTCGGTATTACGCCATGCTCAAGGAGAGCCTGGATCGCCTCCACACCACGTCCTACAGTGTCAGTGGGGGCTGGCGGGATCATCCCAATCGGCGCTGGACACACGCGAAATTCCACTTCATCGAATCACTCAGCTACACCGCACTGGAGGGCGGTACCTTTGACGAGCGGTCGGTGATCAAGGTGCGCCTTGCCGAGGCCATCGTCAACAGTCTGCGTGCCGGGTACACCAAGCCACTGAACTTCGAATTCATGATGTCGCTGTCACGACCACGTACGCGGGTGCTGTTCCGAGTACTGGACGCCATGCGGGTCAATCCGGAACGACC
The Deinococcus sp. KNUC1210 genome window above contains:
- a CDS encoding TetR/AcrR family transcriptional regulator; translated protein: MVKKATSNIARPTDLRADAAENRQRIIDAARTAFAENGLQIPMDEIARRAGVGDATLYRRFPTREALIAECLAPRMAEYLAAIEEARALPDAWNGLCLFVEQACALQADDQGLTDVLSGTFPVHAALEAQHDQAYRGYVELIGRAQEQGTLRGDFVPGDLVLLLMANAGVVQATRDTAPKSWRRFVALLLDGFRTEGAHALPEAPTAAELRQALRKRTP
- a CDS encoding SDR family NAD(P)-dependent oxidoreductase, with the translated sequence MPTITVVGAGPGLGLAIARRFGREGFNVALLARTREKLDTLVAELATEGITAAGFTADILDPSTVAPAFEAMKERFGSVDVFEFSPAPHSPISGFSMDGPLDVTYDNLQPQLEYYLYGAITAAQQVLPAMLEAGKGTLLFTTGGGSISPSPIMGNVNAAQAALRNWVLNVHQVVAKRGVYAAHVAISAWIGQTPGAEPSTIAELYWDLYIAQTQAEAVFTVPVNPDASAAHAS
- a CDS encoding DEAD/DEAH box helicase — its product is MTVRLLLINRSVLLTAPTGREKTHAALKAARVSVAQSHTVLMIVPLKALVAEIQASWQAALPEAVVAHDTRDQRRHVPYRNANILLMTPERLDVCTRAWRRHHRWMARVNLVIVDEVHLMHDEHRGAAGGGTDSAASGHAAD